GTAAAGCACAAAGCGTATAAAGTGTTTGGGAAGTGATGACAGGCTTCAAGTCCCACGTATCCTAActcttttcccctcctctcccctctcctccctcccctcccctctcctcccctcccctcccctctcctaccctttcctcccctcctctcccctcccctcccctcctctctcttcccctctcctccaggCTTGGCTAAATTCTTTGACAATGGAGTCAGTCTGAGAAAGGATGCAGTGACATCCAGCATCCGTAGAGTCCAACGGATCCTCCACTGGTTCGAGTCACAGCGTCAGTTGGCCTTTTACGCCAGCTCCCTTCTCTTTGTGTACGAGGGCCTTCCCTCATCTTCCTCCCCATCCTCCCATTCTTCCCTCCACAGCAGTTCATCGACGAGTCTGACTGCCAAGACGACCCCCATGTTGCTGTTGGCGGGTGATGGTGGCCGGGCCGGGGAGGCCAAAGTGCGACAGGATGGGgcggaacaggaggaggaagtggctgagtacaacaacaacaacattcaggTGGCAGTGCCCTGGGACTACAGCACAACCACTATTTACACCAATCACAGGAAAGGTGGTGACCACCTCTGTGCCAAGGGCCATCTCCACGACAACAGTGATGATACTGGTGTTGGGGAGAAGACGGCGAGCTCTGTTTCTGGAGGTAACGTCTCAGAACGGTGCGAAGAAGACAACTCTGTATGGAAACGAACAGGAGAGCTGCAACAACCACCgaatggaaatggaaacaaatcaCAACTGGAAAGaaaggatgagaaggaggagaggagaaggagagaggaggagatcaTAGGACGAGGGGGCGAAGCTACAGATGGGTGTGCAGTAGATAAGGAGGTGGAAGTCAGGATGATTGACTTTGCCCACGTTTTCCCGAGCGAGAGCCATGATCAGGGCTACATCTACGGCCTGAAACACCTGCTCACAGTGCTGGAGCAGATCCTTTGTGACGCTGCGTAGAGCGCCCCCTGTCTTTACCTCCTGACGTGCTCACAGAACCGCTATGTCCTCCCATCAACCCTCCTTACTTCTCAGTCAGACCTTCACAGGAGAGAGGGACGAATCAAAGAAGTCAATATTACGACACAAccatcatcactatcatcatctcaccatctgtgtgtgtgtttgtgtgtgcgtgtttgtgtgtgcgtgtgtgtatgtgcgtgtatTAGAGGCTGACACCTGTGGTCAGCAGCATTACATGCACTAATCAATCCATGAAGGCATTACGACTGCGTACTTAAACACAACATCTTCAGCTGGTGATTTACTAATGCTCCCAAAGGCTCCAACTTAGGGCTGGTGATGGAATGACTGAAATTTACCAGAGATTTTTTCTATACCTCTTACAGCAAAGACCTTTTTTAATATTCCTGCTTGTATCGTGCCATTTTGGCACCACTATTTTTGACATCATATTACGAGTTAAATCCGAAATTCATCAGGCTTCATATGGCTCATAAAATCAATGCAGCAGTTTCTGGAATATCTGGTTCTTCCTATTAGTTGTCATGGAGGCTCAGTAGCTGTTATGATTTTCACTGATCTGAATTTCTCAAGGGTGTTTGCTGCAGCGTTTAGATCGATCAAAGATcaatttttcagtttctgtgaACCCAAGGCGAATGCCTGAAAGCGTCTTCGTGTGTGTTGTTGAAGAGGAGGCGTGTTGGACTGTGCAGTCCGCCCTCGTACAATACGTAGAAGATGTTGTCTAGTGAAACCTCTGACACAACATTCACAACACTTTCTACATTCTGGCCATTTAGCTGCACATCACCGTGACAGCGGTCAACTGGATTTGGTTTACAGTGTACAGTGAACCGTCAAATTAGAAACAAAGCAGCTGCTGGAAATAGAAGTCATAGCTAATCTGGCTTCAGTGACCTGGTGAAGATTACACTGACAGATTGTCTGTCCCTTTAAGAGCATGTGGTAAAGCAAGAAGCTTGGAGAATGTTGGAGTTTTAGTTGGGTTgtcttttacttttgtttaaaCCACTGTCCACAGGTATATAACTCAGGTATTTACTTAATAATACTACTATTGTCCTCTCAGCAAAATTATCCTCCTGCTGTCAGTTCAGTTGTGAACGGTattaatatatactgtatattcttaGTCAACGTTTATCTTATCTCATGATTGAACTTATCTCATACACAATGAGAATATTGTGGctgttttaattgttgttgtataTTTTAAACTGCCAAATCACCTCTCCTTTCAGAAGcctgtgtggttttatttcttgttttttttttgtttattccagTTATTTGGTGCCTCCTCTGTCCCTTGCCTGGTTTGAAGAACAGGATTTTACTGGAGACGTTCTACCTTGTACTCACCCTTTTTAAAGTGCTCCTTATACCTAAAGGTGACACTGCTCATGCACATGTTGGATTCCTGAGTCATTGTCCTAGCGTTAACCGTGAGTTAGTCTGTGATATTaagttattaaaatgaattcattcttaACTGGACATCAATAGGAAAATCAGTCTCACCTCCAAATTCTGgagagatgatttttttttatcattattatttgttttgttttgttggcagaaGGGATGTGACATATGATGTGATTAATTCACATGATATTAGCTAATATGATATAACCTCCCGCCCCCTAAGAATTTTACGATTGTAGTGAAAAGATACATGAAACATGCTGCTTTAATGAGAGTCAGTCAACAGAAagtgacagagatggagagagagacagcaacGGAATGGTtttatgtcttgtttttttctttttctttttgttctatGTGCGTTCTTGGCTTGGTGCAGAATGTCAGGGTACTGGTTGTAGGTAAAACAAAAGTCAGCACTTGTTTTTCCACTAATCTGCTGGtgagtgcttttatttttttattgtttattcatttgGTATCATTGCATAATATGCATTTTTATGCTAATACTCAAGCTGATGCAATGGACTATTCTATTATGGTCATAGCAGGTTTCGTGATGGTGTATTAATAGCGCAGCTCTCTGTTGAAGGTTCCTCTCAGAAGAATAGATTTTTGGACGTTGTGCAGTCATGACTTTCATTCTGGCCTTCATTAGCAGATCAACGAGATGTGAGTGGTGTGGCTTCTGCGAAGATTTTACTTCCCAGAAGCCACATTTAGAGCCAGATTTAATTCCTACTGTGAACCCTGGAGTGGAAATAGTTTAGTTGTATGTATACGTATATTTGCCCTGAGTTGTGACATGTCAGGTTCACAGCAAGATGAGACTGGATAGTATGGAAGCTTGCACTCTGTGATAAGACAAGATAACGTTACATGAGCCAGGATGACCTGTGGCTCAACAGTCCAGCGATAGATTAATGTGATGAATGCAGCATGGTGATGGCAAAtgaaaaggtttgtttttaagtCTGGAGTATTCGTGTGTTGTTTGGGTGCCGCTGCGTGGACTGGTTTTCTGACTGGCCTCTTGTTCACTGACACTGGAGCTGATTAATAAGGTCATGTTAAATCTCGCTGCCCCAGTGCATCACAAAGCCACCTAATTTTACCCACCAATAATATGTTCAAGCCTCCTCACATCGTAGATTgtaatatacaaatataaatgaaaatcctgatattttgtaaatgaacatgattaaatgtattttggttttaatcTGAATTTCAGTGTAATTAATATTAACATGGCCTCTTTTTAATAACCTGATCGTTGGTTTGAAATAATCAACATGGATATTAAGGAGTCTTTTAAAGGATGTTTGTGGGAATGAGggattttttaattatttttataaatcaTTGCCTTATTTTCTGTTGATGTCTCCATGTGGTCTCCATGTTTTGAATATTGATCATTCCAGCAGCTTTGTGAACTTCCTCTCTGATTTTCTGGCTtgctgtgtgtgtcattgcta
This window of the Mugil cephalus isolate CIBA_MC_2020 chromosome 16, CIBA_Mcephalus_1.1, whole genome shotgun sequence genome carries:
- the ipmkb gene encoding inositol polyphosphate multikinase — encoded protein: MSTTQHQMMMESSLALGRLELTPSSAAVGVRLSGGAPGKEKSGQRPQAHLNGCVPLSHQVAGHKYGVDKVGILQHPDGTVLKQLQPPPRGPREMQFYSMVYAEDCCDPCLLDLQNHLPKYYGTWSSPDTPNDLYLKLEDVTRRFVKPCIMDVKLGQRSYDPYASQEKREQQIKKYPLMEEIGFLVLGMRVYKVCSDTFDSYDQHYGRGLDKDTIKDGLAKFFDNGVSLRKDAVTSSIRRVQRILHWFESQRQLAFYASSLLFVYEGLPSSSSPSSHSSLHSSSSTSLTAKTTPMLLLAGDGGRAGEAKVRQDGAEQEEEVAEYNNNNIQVAVPWDYSTTTIYTNHRKGGDHLCAKGHLHDNSDDTGVGEKTASSVSGGNVSERCEEDNSVWKRTGELQQPPNGNGNKSQLERKDEKEERRRREEEIIGRGGEATDGCAVDKEVEVRMIDFAHVFPSESHDQGYIYGLKHLLTVLEQILCDAA